One genomic window of Sarcophilus harrisii chromosome X, mSarHar1.11, whole genome shotgun sequence includes the following:
- the LOC100924794 gene encoding LOW QUALITY PROTEIN: polyadenylate-binding protein 4-like (The sequence of the model RefSeq protein was modified relative to this genomic sequence to represent the inferred CDS: substituted 1 base at 1 genomic stop codon), with product MASLYVGDLHHEVTEAMLYEKFSPAGPILSIRVCRDAVTHRSLGYAYVNFQHLADAERVMTDMNLYIIKGKPVRLMWSQRDPSLRKSGIGNVFVKNLEKSINNKSLYDAFSSFGNILSCKVITDDNGSKGYGFVHFEHRESAERAIQKMNGILLNDLKIFVGHFKSRKDRESELGAQTREFTNVYIKNFGEDMDEDRLSKIFEKFGPTLSVKVMRDDCGRSKGFGFVNFQKHEDAQNAIDNMNGKELNGRQIYAGRAQKKLERQTQLQRHFEQLKQNRIVRYQGVNLYIKNLDDDIDDENLRKEFSSFGTITSAKVMMNNGRSKGFGFVCFSAPEEATTAVTEMNGRLVAMGLWVALAQQKKGTKPIPNQMPFEDGRVQAIHLGPPGRSFLDFXPLTQSQSRGAYYSPNHFAQLRSSPHWSAQRVRSHSFQTITGPIHPKFLEPLGPHVNFKCPAHSPNSITPPAHMSHDTACYYTPADTGPAHTVLLTQALLTQPKLLHPCSHSPY from the exons ATGGCATCCCTCTATGTGGGAGACCTTCATCATGAGGTGACGGAGGCTATGTTGTACGAGAAGTTCAGCCCGGCAGGTCCTATCTTGTCTATCCGTGTGTGCCGAGATGCGGTCACCCACCGCTCCCTGGGATATGCTTACGTGAACTTCCAGCACTTGGCTGACGCAGAACGGGTGATGACTGACATGAATCTCTATATCATCAAAGGTAAACCTGTCCGTCTCATGTGGTCCCAACGAGATCCATCTCTCCGGAAAAGTGGCATAGGCAACGTTTTTgttaaaaacctggaaaaatccATCAACAACAAATCTCTATATGACGCATTCTCCAGCTTTGGCAACATCCTCTCCTGCAAGGTGATTACTGATGACAACGGTTCCAAGGGTTACGGTTTTGTGCATTTTGAACATCGAGAATCTGCCGAGAGAGCAATTCAGAAAATGAATGGGATACTTCTGAATGATCTCAAAATATTCGTTGGTCACTTCAAATCCCGTAAAGATCGAGAATCTGAATTAGGAGCACAAACCAGAGAATTCACCAATGTATACATCAAGAACTTTGGAGAGGATATGGACGAGGACAGGCTGAGTAAGATCTTTGAAAAATTTGGACCTACACTTAGTGTAAAAGTGATGAGGGATGACTGTGGAAGATCAAAAGGTTTCGGATTTGTCAACTTCCAGAAACATGAAGATGCACAAAATGCCATCGATAACATGAATGGCAAGGAGCTCAACGGAAGACAAATCTATGCTGGGCGGGCTCAGAAAAAACTAGAGCGACAAACACAACTTCAACGCCACTTTGAACaactaaaacaaaatagaattgtCAGATACCAAGGTGTTAATCTTTACATAAAAAACCTagatgatgatattgatgatgaaaatttgagaaaagaattttCATCATTTGGAACGATCACCAGTGCCAAAGTTATGATGAATAATGGTAGGTCCAAAGGTTTTGGTTTTGTATGTTTCTCTGCTCCAGAAGAAGCCACCACAGCAGTAACGGAAATGAATGGTAGACTTGTAGCAATGGGCCTTTGGGTCGCTTTAGCCCAGCAAAAGAAGGGAACAAAGCCCATTCCCAACCAAATGCCCTTCGAGGATGGCCGCGTCCAAGCCATCCACCTAGGTCCACCCGGCAGGAGCTTCCTCGATTTTTAACCTCTAACACAAAGCCAGAGCCGGGGAGCATACTATTCTCCCAACCACTTTGCTCAGCTAAGATCAAGCCCGCACTGGTCTGCCCAACGTGTGAGATCCCACTCTTTCCAGACCATTACAGGACCTATCCACCCAAAATTCTTAGAACCTTTGGGTCCCCACGTCAACTTCAAAT GCCCTGCTCACAGCCCCAACTCTATTACACCCCCTGCTCACATGTCCCATGACACAGCCTGTTATTACACCCCTGCTGACACAGGCCCTGCTCACACAGTCCTGCTCACACAGGCCCTGCTGACACAGCCCAAGTTATTACACCCCTGCTCACACAGCCCCTACTAA